The following coding sequences are from one Triticum urartu cultivar G1812 unplaced genomic scaffold, Tu2.1 TuUngrouped_contig_6269, whole genome shotgun sequence window:
- the LOC125530368 gene encoding SOSS complex subunit B homolog, with amino-acid sequence MEVKLKDLVPAATNTVNTTFIVVDKAPRPAHANAHGREETCPSLVADETAAVHFLLWGTECDAFEPGDIVRLTNGIFSYHRGNNLFLRAGKRGRVEKVGEFTMMFVETPNMSEVRWGPDPGDPRKMVQEAVVSPYSQVFKPLH; translated from the coding sequence ATGGAGGTGAAGCTCAAGGACCTCGTCCCGGCAGCGACTAACACAGTGAACACGACGTTCATCGTGGTCGACAAGGCGCCCCGCCCAGCCCACGCAAACGCGCACGGCAGGGAGGAGACATGCCCGTCACTAGTGGCTGACGAGACGGCGGCGGTGCATTTCCTTCTGTGGGGCACCGAGTGCGATGCCTTCGAGCCTGGGGACATCGTGCGGCTCACGAATGGCATCTTCTCGTACCACAGGGGCAACAACCTGTTCTTGCGCGCCGGCAAGCGAGGACGAGTGGAGAAGGTGGGCGAGTTCACCATGATGTTCGTCGAGACGCCCAACATGAGCGAGGTGAGGTGGGGGCCCGATCCAGGCGACCCAAGGAAGATGGTGCAGGAGGCTGTCGTGTCGCCCTACTCCCAAGTCTTCAAGCCGCTGCACTGA